A window from Felis catus isolate Fca126 chromosome B1, F.catus_Fca126_mat1.0, whole genome shotgun sequence encodes these proteins:
- the LOC101082747 gene encoding putative tripartite motif-containing protein 75 → MAASSALAGLQAQANCPICLDYLRDPVTTECGHNFCRCCIRQFWADLSDSFPCPVCRHPGRERHLRSNAQLGRVIDVAKLLHISRSKRERQDERHLCEKHNRVLTLFCEEDLQVLCPACVRPPDHQGHRVRPAEEAASQHRQRLGSYVEPLKRQLAVVRQLVATQDRRLLELGEQVQCQRQKLASEFEHLNRCVDRQQEAVLSRMAEEEKDIQQKLCANITAFSDHVSTLRGLLKEVAERSVMSEVKLLTDLGGVCGRCEHQEPPALYSFQLRREGCSLPPQYLALQKIIERFRREVTLDPETAHPHLLVSEDRTSVTFVRERPSVPQHPKRLLTDPVVLGSEGFDGGRHYWEVQLGDKSEWAVGVCEDPLSWKGRRPLSGQNRRWTVQLQDGAYVAQGAVPVTLVLKEKPRGVGVYLDCELGEISFYSLNDRSHIHSFTDAFSEVLKPYFCVGWDPKPLTICAVRDLEG, encoded by the coding sequence ATGGCAGCGTCGTCAGCCCTGGCAGGACTCCAGGCACAAGCCAACTGCCCCATCTGTCTGGACTACCTGAGAGACCCCGTCACCACCGAATGTGGGCACAACTTCTGTCGCTGCTGCATCCGGCAATTCTGGGCTGATCTCAGCGACAGCTTCCCTTGCCCCGTCTGCCGCCACCCAGGCCGAGAGAGGCACTTGAGGAGCAACGCCCAGCTGGGAAGGGTGATCGACGTCGCCAAGCTCCTCCACATCAGCAGgagcaagagggagaggcaggatgAGAGGCATCTGTGTGAGAAGCACAACCGGGTCCTGACCCTCTTCTGTGAGGAGGACCTACAGGTGTTGTGTCCCGCGTGCGTGCGGCCCCCTGACCACCAGGGCCACCGGGTGAGGCCCGCGGAGGAGGCCGCCTCCCAGCACAGGCAAAGGCTCGGCAGTTACGTGGAGCCCCTGAAGAGGCAGCTGGCAGTCGTGCGGCAGCTGGTAGCCACCCAAGACAGGAGACTCTTAGAGCTGGGAGAGCAGGTGCAATGCCAGAGACAGAAGTTAGCCTCTGAGTTTGAGCACCTGAACCGGTGTGTGGACCGGCAGCAAGAGGCAGTTCTGTCGAGGATGGCCGAAGAGGAGAAGGACATTCAGCAGAAACTCTGTGCAAACATAACGGCGTTTTCAGACCACGTTTCCACCCTCCGAGGTCTCCTGAAGGAGGTGGCCGAGAGGAGTGTGATGTCAGAGGTGAAACTGCTGACGGACCTGGGGGGTGTCTGTGGCCGGTGTGAGCACCAGGAGCCCCCAGCTCTCTACTCTTTCCAGTTAAGGAGAGAAGGCTGCAGTCTCCCCCCGCAGTACTTGGCTCTGCAGAAGATCATAGAGAGGTTCCGACGAGAAGTTACCCTGGATCCTGAAACAGCACATCCTCATCTGCTTGTGTCTGAGGATAGGACGTCTGTGACATTCGTGAGGGAAAGGCCAAGCGTCCCTCAGCATCCAAAGAGACTTCTGACGGATCCCGTCGTCCTGGGTTCCGAGGGCTTCGACGGGGGCCGACACTACTGGGAGGTGCAGCTGGGTGACAAGAGCGAGTGGGCCGTGGGGGTCTGTGAGGACCCCCTCTCCTGGAAGGGACGGCGGCCCCTGTCAGGACAGAACAGACGCTGGACAGTTCAGCTGCAGGATGGTGCCTATGTGGCACAAGGGGCTGTTCCTGTCACTCTTGTGTTGAAGGAAAAGCCCAGAGGGGTGGGCGTTTATCTGGACTGTGAGTTGGGGGAGATTTCCTTTTACAGTTTGAACGACAGGTCTCACATCCATTCGTTCACCGATGCGTTTTCTGAAGTACTAAAGCCTTACTTCTGTGTGGGGTGGGACCCTAAACCTCTTACCATCTGTGCAGTAAGGGATCTTGAAGGATGA
- the LOC101098376 gene encoding tripartite motif-containing protein 60-like, with the protein MEFVTALEDLQTGASCPVCLDYLKDPVTINCGHNFCLSCISISWKDLNDTFPCPFCRHCLPERKFTSNPQLGNLIEIAKLLQVRRSKRKRKEEKLICEKHNQVLTFFCQKDLEVLCPQCSFSTDHRNHYIWPIEKAAPHHRKRLENCIEPWKERIEQVEKVIVMQTRKSLELKKKVEYRREEIKSEFEQLLLFLKNEQETVLRQLQDDEVDILTKLNENLTTFSNHLSTLKYLLKEVEGKYMKSGLELLTDVKSIYHRYKTLKSPEPFSFQLKEYGYHLPPQYSGLNKIIKRFQVDLILDPETAHRKLIISEDRKTVQYGNKMHSLPHNPRRFYLCPAVLGSGGYNSGRQYWEVDVKDKPEWIVGVCRDSLPRRRKNQNQPILVQDGLWGIGRCSQSNYIALGPKKINLLPKVIPRKIGIFLDCELCEISFYNLSDRSLLYIFNYYCTETLWPYFYTGTDSKPLKICTVTDSE; encoded by the coding sequence ATGGAGTTTGTGACAGCCCTAGAAGACCTCCAAACAGGGGCTAGCTGTCCCGTCTGTCTGGACTACTTGAAAGACCCAGTGACCATCAACTGTGGGCATAACTTCTGTCTCTCTTGCATCAGTATCTCCTGGAAGGATCTAAATGATACTTTCCCCTGCCCCTTTTGCCGTCATTGCTTGCCAGAAAGGAAGTTCACAAGCAATCCCCAGCTGGGCAATTTGATTGAAATTGCTAAGCTACTACAGGTAAGAAGaagcaagaggaagaggaaagaagagaagctTATATGTGAAAAGCATAATCAGGTTTTGACCTTTTTCTGTCAGAAGGACCTAGAAGTTTTATGTCCACAGTGTAGTTTCTCCACTGATCACCGGAATCACTACATTTGGCCCATAGAGAAGGCTGCTCCTCATCATAGGAAAAGATTAGAGAATTGCATTGAACCATGGAAGGAGAGAATTGAACAAGTGGAAAAGGTGATAGTGATGCAAACCAGAAAATCATTGGAACTGAAGAAGAAGGTAGAATAtaggagggaagaaataaagtCTGAATTTGAGCAACTTTtgttgtttctcaaaaatgagcaAGAGACCGTTCTTCGGCAATTACAAGATGACGAAGTGGACATTTTAACGAAACTAAATGAAAACCTGACAACATTTTCAAATCATCTTTCCACATTAAAATATCTACTAAAGGAGGTTGAGGGCAAATACATGAAGTCAGGGCTGGAATTACTAACAGATGTTAAAAGTATCTACCATAGATATAAAACCTTAAAGTCCCCTGAACCTTTTTCATTCCAATTAAAGGAATATGGTTACCATCTTCCTCCACAATATTCTGGCCTAAATAAAATTATCAAGCGATTTCAAGTAGATCTAATTCTAGATCCCGAAACAGCACATCGTAAGCTTATTATCTCGGAAGATAGAAAAACTGTGCAATATGGAAATAAGATGCATAGCTTACCTCATAACCCAAGGAGGTTTTATCTCTGCCCGGCTGTTCTGGGTTCTGGGGGCTACAATTCTGGCAGGCAGTATTGGGAGGTGGATGTGAAAGACAAGCCTGAATGGATTGTTGGTGTCTGCAGAGACTCTCttcccagaaggagaaagaatcagaATCAACCAATTTTAGTGCAGGATGGGTTATGGGGTATTGGGCGATGTAGTCAGAGTAATTATATTGCGTTGGgtcctaaaaaaattaatctgcTGCCAAAAGTAATACCCAGAAAGATTGGCATTTTTTTAGACTGTGAATTGTGTGAGATTTCTTTTTACAACTTAAGTGATAGATctcttctctatatttttaactattattGTACAGAAACACTCTGGCCTTATTTCTACACTGGAACTGACTCAAAACCTCTTAAAATCTGTACAGTAACAGATTCTGAATGA